Proteins from one Microbacterium faecale genomic window:
- a CDS encoding SDR family oxidoreductase, with product MEGITNWTGRVAVVTGGASGIGKGIAGAFRGEGATVVIADRDATALAQVQQEGYATVETDVTAADSVAALAERVVGDHGRVDVVVNNAGVGPKGAAADLTLEDWRWVLDVNLMGVVHGIQAFLPHLTANPHGAWIVNTASMSRFFTPPGYAPYVASKAAVEGLSLTLAAELAADDAQVGVTVLHPGAVRTNIKASLRNRPAGSAGGLVDFDIAQKIVDDDMWIGPEEAGAIVVRAVRNGDRYAFTHPGMRSDVRSAFDAVLEGMDKYT from the coding sequence ATGGAAGGCATCACGAACTGGACCGGCAGAGTCGCCGTCGTCACGGGCGGCGCGAGCGGCATCGGCAAGGGCATCGCCGGCGCGTTCCGCGGGGAGGGCGCGACGGTCGTCATCGCGGACCGGGACGCCACTGCTCTCGCGCAGGTCCAGCAGGAGGGCTACGCGACGGTCGAAACTGATGTCACCGCGGCGGACAGCGTCGCCGCGCTCGCCGAGCGCGTCGTCGGCGACCATGGCCGCGTGGACGTCGTCGTCAACAACGCAGGCGTCGGCCCGAAGGGGGCCGCCGCCGATCTCACCCTGGAGGACTGGCGCTGGGTGCTCGACGTCAACCTCATGGGAGTGGTCCACGGAATCCAGGCGTTCCTGCCGCACCTGACGGCGAACCCGCACGGCGCGTGGATCGTCAACACCGCGTCGATGTCACGCTTCTTCACGCCTCCGGGCTACGCCCCGTACGTCGCCAGCAAAGCCGCCGTCGAGGGCTTGAGTCTCACGCTGGCCGCCGAGCTCGCAGCCGACGACGCACAGGTCGGCGTTACCGTGCTCCACCCCGGCGCCGTCCGCACCAACATCAAGGCGAGCCTGCGGAACCGCCCCGCCGGGAGTGCCGGTGGCCTCGTCGATTTCGACATCGCTCAAAAGATCGTCGACGATGACATGTGGATCGGGCCGGAGGAAGCCGGAGCGATCGTCGTTCGCGCCGTTCGCAATGGCGACCGGTACGCATTCACCCATCCCGGCATGCGCAGCGATGTGCGATCGGCGTTCGACGCGGTACTGGAGGGAATGGATAAGTACACCTGA
- a CDS encoding phage holin family protein, which translates to MGFIIRSIVNGFAIWVLSLIPFLQISVTPFAPGRDLQLLLTLLALGGLFGLVNSIIGTIIKIVAFPLFVLTLGLVSLLLNGVLLIVTAWITGFWSWGLDVEAFWPGVLAGILLSIINWIFGIILRPQRKKRRD; encoded by the coding sequence ATGGGATTCATCATCCGCTCGATCGTCAACGGGTTCGCCATCTGGGTGCTGTCGCTCATCCCGTTCCTGCAGATCTCGGTGACCCCGTTCGCTCCGGGTCGCGACCTGCAGCTGCTTCTCACGTTGCTGGCGCTCGGGGGGCTGTTCGGCCTCGTGAACAGCATCATCGGCACGATCATCAAGATCGTGGCGTTCCCCCTGTTCGTCCTCACCCTCGGGCTCGTCTCGCTCCTGCTCAACGGTGTGTTGCTCATCGTCACGGCCTGGATCACGGGGTTCTGGAGCTGGGGTCTCGACGTCGAGGCGTTCTGGCCGGGCGTGCTCGCCGGCATCCTGCTCAGCATCATCAACTGGATCTTCGGGATCATCCTGCGCCCGCAGCGTAAGAAGCGACGCGACTAA